A segment of the Manis javanica isolate MJ-LG chromosome 10, MJ_LKY, whole genome shotgun sequence genome:
TTCCTGGATCTTTGCTACTCCTCAGTCACTGTGCCCAAACTGCTGGAAAACCTCCTGTCTCAGAAGAAAACCATCTCTGTGGGGGGCTGTCTGGCTCAGGTATTCTTTGTGTTTGTCCCTGGGGGCACTGAAGTCTGCCTGCTCTCAgtaatggcctatgaccgctgtgttgccatctgccaccctctgcacTGCAGACAGATCATGACCAACCGGCTCTGTAATAGTCTGGTGCGTGGATCCTGGAGCCTGAGCATTCTGGACGCATTCATCTACATCCTAGAGGCTATGAGTTTGGACTTCTGTGAGGATCAGTATATCCCCCACTACAGCTGTGAGctgccctctctcttccctctgtcctgCTCTGAGGTCTCCACCAGTtttactgttttactgtgttccagtgttgtgcaTGGGCTTGGAACCTGTTTGTTGATCGTATTCTCCTACGTCCTTATTGCCTCCACCATCCTGACTATCAGCTCCTCCTCAGGTAGAggcaaagccttctccacctgctcctctcaCCTCACTGCCATCCTCCTGTTTTATGGCTCAGGTTTCCTTCGCTATCTCATCCCAACCTCAGGTTCACCACTGGAGTTGATTGTGTCTGTACAATACGGTGTGGTCACTCCCTTAGTGAATCCCCTCATCTACAGCTTGAAGAACAATGAGGTGAAAGCAGCTCTGAGaagaacttttagaaaatatctcCAAGATAGGTGACCAGACACAGAAGATGATGGGGGATTACTATAATATGATCTATTGTTGGCTAACACTAAGAGCATTTTCTGAATGTCATGATGTTGGAGTCAGGAAAATTTTCATAGCAATTCATGTAGGTATTTGGGGATCAGGTTGAGAAAGGTGGAACAAATTCACTGTGGTTTAGGAGCAAACAAAACATCAAATGATTGTATTAATCCAGCCATTTTCCTTGAATCATCTTTTTGCAGTTTTGATGGGGCTTGATCGTAACCTTTTCCCTTTGCTAAGCAGTTCATTGAACTACATGGAATAAAGTCACCTAACCATCACAGAAGGGAGCATAAAGCAAACCTGTTGCATCTTCAGTCTGGGGAAGATTCAAGAACTGGGGGAAAGGATGCGCAGTATTATCAAGTATTTGGACTTGGAGAGACCCAGGCCTAAGAAAGGTGGGAGCATCCAAAGGGAAATAAGCCAGCCCAAGTGTAGGAGGATCCACCATGGATTCACCAGATGCAAGTTTCTAAAATCTAATGGAAAGTGGCACAAGGAAATATCAAGACTACTTCATGATGCAGACAATTTAGTAGAAAAGCATTTTGCAATCTGAGTTAGATGCTAAGAACTAGAGTAGAAGACATAGTttaaggaggaaaagggaaggattGGTGAAAAACAAGAGTCAGAGAGGAGGAGAACACAGTGAGAAATCCAGACCAGCTGCGAAATGCAAATTACTGGTTAACTTAGGTTTAGTGTGTATCTGATCTGGCCAAAAAACAATGACTCCTTGGGGCTACAGTGAAGGATGGAAGTTTTCTCTAAAATTCCACTTAATAGACAATTCCTGGAGATTCAAAATACAATAGAATGATTACAGACAAACATCAAACTTGCTGAGACTATATCTTGATATttcccaccacaaaaaaagaaatcatgattATGTGCCATTATAGAGATGTTAGGTAATCCTATAATGGCAGGCATCCTGCAATATACAAATGTATCAATTCAACATGTTATAAACATTAACTCAATAC
Coding sequences within it:
- the LOC140843893 gene encoding olfactory receptor 8S1-like produces the protein MALGNHSAITEFILLGLSADPHVQALLFVLFLVIYLLTLMGNLSHLSFLDLCYSSVTVPKLLENLLSQKKTISVGGCLAQVFFVFVPGGTEVCLLSVMAYDRCVAICHPLHCRQIMTNRLCNSLVRGSWSLSILDAFIYILEAMSLDFCEDQYIPHYSCELPSLFPLSCSEVSTSFTVLLCSSVVHGLGTCLLIVFSYVLIASTILTISSSSGRGKAFSTCSSHLTAILLFYGSGFLRYLIPTSGSPLELIVSVQYGVVTPLVNPLIYSLKNNEVKAALRRTFRKYLQDR